The proteins below are encoded in one region of bacterium:
- a CDS encoding flippase, with amino-acid sequence MSLDKKKINSSSVSGVKTNTYFIAASQAFNLILALALNIMAGRYLGDEGFGKYAFATVLYYFVFLFDDFGIVTLFTREVARNRQEAGKYFTNSAVLKIILIAASALFLGSYLSFFSFPRDKTILIFLFGIYGILYSFNQLCSGVYRGFEKMQYEMFVVIIEKIIVTSAGIYVLVNGMGIVAFGSVFVLSGVISLGINLILVRTRFKIKRAPVNIFFMKGIFKAAVILGFFMFLAQAHARIDVLLLSAMKGDGVAGWYAAPYKILLFLEVIPTVLFTSTFPRLSRSYISDKAYVEKIYTIGFKYLFYIAFPVVVGTLFLAPDIMSLFGPDFVPSVIVLRIVIFAAGFNFFNIFTGGLLIASNRQKDVLKVQIGGLLLNLVINFILIPKYAQIGASIATFVSYGSVLAVTLVITHKSVCRLNQKNFFWKGMVSTSFMALFISFVHIAFVLRFVFAVTIYFIVLLIIKGIDFNELLHVKKIKAGKNNETK; translated from the coding sequence TTGAGTTTAGACAAAAAAAAAATAAATTCCTCTTCTGTAAGCGGTGTTAAAACAAATACCTATTTTATTGCTGCAAGCCAGGCTTTTAACCTTATTCTTGCACTCGCACTGAATATCATGGCAGGAAGATATCTTGGTGATGAGGGGTTCGGCAAATACGCATTTGCAACGGTTCTGTACTATTTTGTATTTCTTTTTGATGATTTTGGAATAGTAACTTTATTTACGAGAGAAGTAGCAAGGAACAGGCAGGAAGCAGGAAAGTATTTTACGAACTCGGCAGTACTGAAAATTATTCTTATTGCTGCAAGTGCGCTTTTCCTGGGATCATACCTGAGCTTTTTTTCTTTTCCACGGGATAAAACAATCCTCATTTTTTTATTTGGTATTTACGGTATTTTGTACTCTTTTAATCAGCTTTGTTCGGGAGTGTACCGCGGATTTGAGAAGATGCAGTATGAAATGTTCGTGGTAATAATTGAGAAAATAATTGTAACTTCAGCCGGGATTTATGTGCTTGTTAATGGTATGGGCATTGTTGCTTTTGGATCTGTATTTGTTTTGTCCGGTGTAATAAGCCTTGGAATAAATCTTATATTAGTAAGAACAAGATTTAAAATTAAAAGAGCGCCGGTAAACATTTTTTTTATGAAGGGGATATTCAAGGCAGCTGTTATTTTAGGATTTTTTATGTTTCTTGCACAAGCTCATGCCCGCATTGATGTTCTTCTGCTTTCTGCAATGAAAGGCGACGGTGTAGCGGGCTGGTATGCAGCACCATACAAGATACTGCTTTTTCTCGAAGTTATACCTACTGTTCTGTTTACAAGCACTTTTCCCAGATTGTCGAGAAGTTATATTTCAGATAAAGCGTATGTGGAAAAAATTTATACGATTGGGTTTAAATATTTATTCTATATTGCTTTCCCGGTAGTTGTTGGCACGCTGTTTTTAGCACCTGATATAATGTCTCTTTTTGGGCCTGATTTTGTACCATCAGTTATAGTTCTCAGAATTGTGATTTTTGCTGCGGGATTTAATTTTTTTAATATTTTTACAGGCGGATTATTAATAGCAAGTAACAGACAGAAGGATGTACTGAAAGTACAAATTGGCGGTCTCTTGTTAAACCTTGTCATTAATTTTATTCTAATACCAAAGTATGCACAAATAGGAGCAAGCATCGCAACATTTGTATCATACGGGTCTGTACTTGCAGTAACACTTGTAATAACACATAAGTCTGTTTGCCGGCTTAATCAAAAGAATTTTTTCTGGAAGGGAATGGTTTCCACATCTTTTATGGCACTGTTTATATCGTTTGTGCATATTGCGTTTGTTCTCAGATTTGTCTTCGCTGTAACCATCTACTTTATAGTTCTTTTAATAATAAAAGGTATTGATTTTAATGAGCTTCTCCATGTTAAAAAAATAAAAGCAGGAAAAAATAATGAGACAAAGTAA
- a CDS encoding glycosyltransferase family 39 protein has protein sequence MRQSKKSEQAANYPKWDWFLAAAVVVGIIARIFLIVTRQFAVSFDEAHNLRLAGSFLQNGIHGLLHPYWPPLYPAVTAIFSLVLKSLESAGRAVNILASAGVSIIIYTLTKKIFDRNTARISALFILFYPPIAYESTDVGTEPLYTLLGLAGVLLFYNAFLQKKRIFFFFAGVLWALSYLVRPEGVGFLIVAFGFLFLSALFRLTKDKKTTFVVWISITVFGFLIISSPYLIYLKKVTGVWTFSTKGMVNQQLEAAVEFNPKNIKDPFYHVTSDNKHLPADMAYLYGNIQDLTKFQEGRNRFVSISIREYAEKYAKNLNKVLKEAVPRVVTVILLIFATAGFLAQFYSRKKWHLIFYLSLNIVFFWFVVIPLFHVNPRYLIPLFPIFFIWISRGVIYLINWTEDAIEDVSEKDSIISKKKAVISKTTVISILILFCFILESGRIFAIKKYMPGLWGEPVEIKEAGIWLKNHTDHPPILLSINKAADFYAGQYDMKKGASFSYDSVSKILDYARYKQCEYVVFSSRYVVWFKNAYPFLSPDMMPEDIRLVYDRTDPDGVRAVVYKILYKKSIKEAE, from the coding sequence ATGAGACAAAGTAAAAAGTCAGAACAAGCTGCAAATTATCCGAAATGGGATTGGTTTCTTGCCGCTGCAGTTGTTGTCGGCATAATAGCACGTATTTTTCTTATTGTAACCCGCCAATTTGCAGTGAGCTTTGATGAAGCACACAACCTGCGTCTTGCAGGAAGTTTTTTACAGAATGGTATCCACGGGCTTCTTCATCCTTACTGGCCTCCTCTGTACCCTGCTGTTACAGCAATTTTCAGCCTTGTTCTAAAAAGTCTTGAATCAGCAGGCCGGGCTGTAAATATTCTTGCAAGTGCAGGGGTTTCTATAATTATTTATACTCTTACAAAAAAGATTTTTGACAGAAATACTGCAAGAATCAGCGCGCTGTTCATACTTTTCTATCCGCCTATCGCATACGAGTCAACAGATGTTGGTACGGAACCGCTTTATACTCTTCTCGGGCTTGCAGGAGTATTGCTTTTTTATAATGCATTTTTGCAAAAAAAGAGAATTTTCTTTTTCTTTGCAGGGGTATTATGGGCTTTGAGTTATCTTGTCAGGCCGGAAGGTGTCGGCTTTTTAATAGTGGCTTTTGGATTTTTGTTCCTGTCAGCATTATTCCGGTTAACGAAGGATAAAAAAACTACCTTTGTAGTGTGGATTTCTATAACAGTGTTTGGCTTTTTAATTATATCTTCGCCGTATCTAATCTATCTAAAAAAAGTAACAGGCGTGTGGACTTTCAGCACAAAAGGCATGGTTAATCAGCAGCTTGAAGCAGCTGTTGAATTCAATCCGAAGAATATTAAAGATCCTTTTTACCACGTTACTTCTGACAATAAGCACCTTCCTGCTGATATGGCATATCTTTATGGTAATATTCAGGATTTAACCAAATTTCAGGAAGGGCGGAATAGATTTGTATCAATAAGTATCAGAGAATATGCTGAAAAGTACGCAAAAAATTTAAATAAAGTTTTAAAGGAGGCCGTTCCAAGGGTAGTTACAGTGATATTGCTGATTTTTGCAACTGCAGGATTCCTTGCTCAATTTTATTCCAGGAAAAAGTGGCACCTTATTTTTTACCTGTCTTTAAATATAGTGTTTTTCTGGTTTGTTGTTATACCTCTTTTCCATGTTAATCCCAGGTATCTTATACCCCTCTTTCCCATATTTTTTATATGGATATCAAGAGGTGTAATTTATTTAATTAACTGGACGGAAGATGCAATAGAAGATGTATCTGAAAAAGATTCAATTATTAGCAAAAAGAAGGCTGTTATTAGTAAAACGACTGTTATCAGTATTTTAATTCTTTTCTGTTTTATTCTTGAGTCAGGCAGGATTTTTGCCATAAAAAAGTATATGCCGGGATTATGGGGAGAGCCTGTTGAAATTAAGGAAGCCGGGATCTGGCTCAAAAATCATACTGATCATCCGCCGATTCTTTTAAGTATAAACAAAGCGGCAGATTTTTATGCAGGGCAGTATGATATGAAAAAAGGAGCCTCATTTTCTTATGATTCCGTATCAAAAATTTTAGATTATGCACGATACAAACAGTGTGAGTACGTTGTGTTCAGTTCCAGATATGTGGTATGGTTTAAAAATGCATATCCATTTCTGAGTCCGGATATGATGCCGGAAGATATTCGGCTGGTCTATGACAGGACAGACCCGGACGGTGTTCGTGCAGTTGTGTATAAGATATTGTACAAAAAGAGCATTAAAGAGGCAGAATAA
- a CDS encoding O-antigen ligase family protein, giving the protein MSSAKLVFVFISTVFFGIVPLFVRDRGKYFLFLVGFLYIFSSGWIFYHYTGLMLADLPVISLLLTGIVSKYKFKYSVMPVTLPLILFLIAGIVSSFFALQHGWVLAELSKYLRLYLVIIAVVNNVHSLKDFKIIVYAMIIGIIVESLIGIYQWRFGAIGIWYLGERSFARIKWRTMGTFFVTSFYANYLAMTLPVAFRLFLYYKPEKRKIYFIAGSAFILGTIAFFTTYGRAPWIAFSITLGLLFVISLFNKRFKSQIKWAFPVILIFFMAFTIRYGDKIISQFGAQRDASYEVRFPQFRIAGRIIKAHPVLGVGLGHYELVSWDYMTNTEKANDYAKVFAFMVHNSYLLIAAEMGLIGAILIIWYLISIFVVGIRILTRKLYSSFIINTVLGVLGGILAIIIVFTFSPDIHAYQILYQLGLSTGIILSAEKLQVRAEKRMKIEHLKKKKILNKQ; this is encoded by the coding sequence ATGAGTTCTGCAAAGTTAGTATTTGTTTTTATTTCAACTGTATTTTTTGGTATAGTGCCGTTATTTGTCAGAGACAGAGGAAAATATTTTCTATTTCTCGTAGGGTTTCTGTACATATTTTCTTCAGGGTGGATATTCTATCATTATACAGGACTCATGCTTGCGGATTTACCGGTAATCAGTCTTCTTCTTACAGGAATAGTTTCAAAATATAAATTCAAATATTCAGTAATGCCAGTGACTTTACCCTTGATTTTATTCCTGATTGCAGGAATTGTATCATCGTTTTTTGCTCTTCAACATGGGTGGGTACTCGCGGAGTTATCAAAATATTTGAGGCTGTATCTTGTTATTATTGCAGTTGTAAATAATGTACACTCATTAAAAGATTTTAAAATAATAGTTTATGCGATGATTATCGGGATTATTGTTGAGAGTTTAATAGGGATATATCAATGGAGGTTTGGCGCAATAGGAATTTGGTATCTTGGAGAACGCTCGTTTGCCAGAATCAAATGGAGAACCATGGGCACCTTTTTCGTGACTAGCTTTTATGCTAATTATCTTGCTATGACTCTGCCGGTGGCCTTCAGGCTTTTTCTCTATTACAAACCGGAGAAAAGAAAAATTTATTTTATTGCAGGCAGTGCATTTATCCTGGGAACCATTGCATTTTTTACTACATACGGAAGGGCTCCGTGGATTGCTTTTAGTATTACGTTGGGGCTATTATTTGTCATTAGTCTTTTTAACAAGAGGTTTAAAAGTCAAATTAAATGGGCTTTCCCTGTAATCCTGATATTTTTTATGGCTTTTACAATTCGTTATGGTGATAAAATTATCAGTCAGTTCGGTGCGCAAAGGGACGCTTCTTATGAAGTTCGATTTCCGCAGTTTCGAATTGCGGGACGAATAATTAAAGCACATCCGGTGTTAGGAGTTGGTTTGGGGCATTATGAACTTGTTTCATGGGATTACATGACAAATACAGAAAAAGCTAATGATTATGCAAAGGTTTTTGCATTTATGGTTCATAACTCATATCTTTTAATTGCAGCAGAAATGGGTCTTATAGGAGCAATCCTTATTATATGGTATTTAATCAGCATATTTGTTGTAGGGATTAGGATTTTGACACGTAAGCTATATTCAAGTTTTATAATAAATACGGTTCTTGGTGTTTTGGGGGGTATTTTAGCAATAATAATAGTTTTTACATTCAGTCCTGATATACATGCATATCAAATATTGTATCAGCTTGGCTTATCAACAGGAATTATTCTATCGGCTGAAAAGCTTCAGGTTAGAGCAGAAAAAAGGATGAAAATAGAACACCTGAAGAAGAAAAAGATATTGAATAAGCAATAA
- a CDS encoding glycosyltransferase family 2 protein, with the protein MTGKRREFLPRVAVLVLGYNDIGCLNVLFTDILKQQYGNFSVTFIDNSSSDGSSDFVKKQFPEVETVTNKKNLGFSAAFNKEMYKKFNLQKCDAVIVMNSDMAIDDVFLIQKMVHTGFSSSSIALVQPKLYLFNKKKDKLINTLGNEINYLGFGYMTHFKEIDSEKNNEDRDIVAASGACLLIKKEFYLKAGGFDEDYFAYMEDVDLSWRTHLMRMRVVLCADIFVWHKYDFERQDKSP; encoded by the coding sequence ATGACCGGGAAGAGAAGAGAATTCCTTCCGAGAGTTGCCGTGCTTGTTTTGGGATACAATGACATTGGATGTCTTAATGTTCTTTTTACTGATATTCTAAAACAACAATATGGTAATTTTTCAGTAACATTTATTGATAATTCGTCGTCAGACGGCTCTTCGGATTTTGTCAAAAAGCAATTCCCTGAAGTGGAAACAGTTACGAACAAAAAGAATCTTGGGTTCTCTGCAGCATTCAATAAAGAGATGTATAAAAAGTTTAATTTGCAAAAATGTGACGCTGTTATTGTGATGAATTCGGATATGGCAATTGATGATGTTTTTTTAATACAAAAAATGGTACATACGGGATTCAGCAGCAGTTCCATTGCTCTGGTTCAGCCCAAACTATACCTTTTTAACAAGAAGAAAGATAAACTGATAAATACTCTTGGCAATGAGATAAACTATCTCGGCTTCGGCTATATGACACATTTCAAAGAAATCGATTCGGAAAAAAATAATGAAGACAGAGATATTGTCGCTGCAAGCGGTGCATGTTTGCTGATTAAAAAGGAGTTCTATCTAAAAGCAGGCGGGTTTGACGAAGATTATTTTGCATACATGGAGGATGTGGATTTATCCTGGCGTACACATCTAATGAGAATGAGAGTTGTTCTATGTGCAGATATTTTTGTATGGCACAAGTACGATTTTGAACGTCAGGATAAAAGTCCATGA
- the rfbD gene encoding dTDP-4-dehydrorhamnose reductase has translation MSGKILLVTGANGLLGAKITELAAGRFQVVATDMQPAYRVDVPGVKYIQADITDKKQCEALGAAYPDYVIHTAAYTNVDNCEKEREKAYEVNVKGTKNIASLCVQSESKMIHLSSDYVFDGKSGPYTENDITNPVSYYGKTKLESEIKAASIIDNLIIARTTVLYGFSSGARKNFVTWVVEQLSANNSINVVADQFGNPTLADDLAEACLLLCTADLHGVYNTVGSTWISRYEFALEIASVFDLDRSLINKVITSDLKQQAERPLKGGLLTEKLERDTGFCFSSARKGLEKIKQQMINYHK, from the coding sequence ATGTCCGGGAAAATATTACTTGTTACAGGGGCAAACGGTCTGCTTGGTGCCAAGATTACAGAATTAGCTGCAGGCAGATTTCAAGTCGTCGCCACAGATATGCAGCCAGCGTATCGTGTTGATGTTCCGGGTGTCAAGTATATTCAGGCAGATATTACAGATAAAAAACAGTGTGAAGCACTTGGAGCAGCTTATCCTGATTATGTGATTCATACAGCTGCGTATACTAATGTGGATAATTGTGAGAAAGAGCGTGAAAAAGCATATGAAGTAAATGTTAAAGGGACAAAGAATATTGCATCATTGTGTGTACAATCTGAAAGTAAGATGATTCATCTTTCTTCCGATTATGTTTTTGATGGCAAATCAGGGCCTTATACGGAAAACGACATAACAAATCCGGTAAGTTATTACGGAAAAACCAAGTTGGAAAGTGAGATAAAAGCAGCTTCAATAATTGATAATCTAATAATAGCACGAACAACTGTACTTTATGGTTTTTCTTCAGGGGCCAGAAAAAATTTTGTGACATGGGTGGTGGAACAGCTTTCAGCAAATAACAGCATTAATGTGGTTGCTGATCAATTTGGCAACCCGACTCTTGCTGATGATCTTGCCGAGGCATGCCTTCTTTTATGTACGGCAGACCTGCATGGAGTGTACAACACTGTGGGCAGTACATGGATTAGCCGTTATGAATTTGCCCTGGAAATTGCAAGTGTGTTTGATCTGGACAGGTCGTTAATAAATAAAGTAATAACTTCTGATTTAAAACAGCAGGCTGAACGTCCGTTAAAAGGGGGGCTTTTAACGGAGAAATTAGAGAGGGATACGGGCTTTTGTTTTTCATCTGCAAGAAAAGGCCTTGAAAAAATAAAACAACAAATGATAAATTATCACAAATAA
- a CDS encoding glycosyltransferase family 39 protein: MDSQRYQKTAVHILQGRGFCEYIRRPSAFAPPLYPTFLAGIFAVFGKNILIVKLIQAFLSASTIIIVFKIGKLLFNEKTGLIGAGIAAVFPELIVIPSYLYTETLYMVFSTTAFYFMIKGYKQKFSLWLWVWSGLLLGLGLLTRHILIMFPVFIVITFYVFKSMRTNLKGTIVMAVVCYAVVSPWIIRNYIQFHEFIPIARGARSGLWVGSYLPYNGEFRYSETMERIVKEAGSVDNLVQRDNVLFSKAMQTIIQHPWTYFSLSAKKFFLYYFKAYRNIPNGRPRSTNFMIFFTLTASYYLMLFFTAIGVVISRKEWRQYIIIFTLFLYSGVIHSLTVAVPRYRMPLYPFLAVLSAFGVYKVIRFKREHIKV; this comes from the coding sequence ATGGATTCACAAAGATATCAAAAAACGGCTGTTCATATTTTACAGGGAAGAGGTTTTTGTGAGTACATACGGAGACCGTCTGCTTTTGCACCACCGCTTTATCCTACTTTTCTTGCAGGTATTTTTGCCGTTTTTGGGAAAAACATATTAATTGTTAAACTGATACAAGCCTTTTTAAGTGCTTCAACAATAATAATTGTCTTTAAGATAGGGAAATTACTTTTCAATGAAAAGACAGGATTGATAGGCGCTGGAATTGCGGCAGTTTTTCCGGAACTTATTGTCATTCCTTCTTATCTCTATACAGAAACTCTTTATATGGTTTTTAGTACAACTGCTTTTTATTTTATGATAAAGGGGTATAAACAAAAATTTAGTTTATGGCTGTGGGTTTGGAGCGGACTTTTACTTGGATTAGGCTTACTTACACGTCATATATTAATCATGTTTCCTGTTTTTATAGTTATTACATTCTATGTTTTTAAATCTATGCGTACCAATCTGAAAGGAACAATTGTTATGGCAGTAGTATGCTATGCAGTTGTTTCCCCATGGATAATAAGAAATTATATACAGTTCCATGAATTTATACCTATTGCAAGAGGGGCTCGTTCGGGATTGTGGGTTGGCAGTTATCTGCCCTATAATGGAGAATTTCGTTATTCTGAAACTATGGAAAGGATTGTGAAAGAAGCAGGCAGTGTTGATAATCTTGTTCAAAGAGATAATGTCCTATTCAGTAAGGCTATGCAGACAATTATTCAGCATCCATGGACCTATTTTTCTTTATCAGCTAAAAAGTTTTTTTTGTATTATTTTAAGGCATATAGAAATATTCCAAATGGGAGGCCAAGATCTACAAATTTCATGATATTTTTTACACTTACTGCAAGTTACTATCTGATGTTGTTTTTTACTGCCATAGGAGTTGTGATTTCCAGAAAAGAGTGGCGTCAATATATTATTATTTTCACATTATTTTTATACTCAGGTGTTATTCATTCTTTGACTGTTGCAGTGCCAAGATATAGGATGCCCCTTTATCCGTTTTTAGCTGTTCTGTCGGCGTTTGGAGTTTATAAAGTAATACGATTTAAAAGAGAGCATATAAAAGTATGA
- a CDS encoding glycosyltransferase family 2 protein yields the protein MHKKYLAIVPAFNEQGAISNVIREIQDISVPIDIVVVDDGSTDRTSDSARKSGAEVITLPFNLGIGGAVQTGFKYAVEFGYDIAVQVDGDGQHIASEIHKLLDALEGSEADVAIGSRFLNQRGFKSSAARQIGIGMFKFVNSLAIGQKITDNTSGFRAYNRKALEFLSENYPSDYPEPESVIILKKNGFGLVEVPVEMREREHGKSSISSFKAAYYMIKVFLAIFVDLFKKRQI from the coding sequence ATGCACAAAAAATATCTCGCAATTGTTCCTGCGTTTAATGAGCAGGGAGCAATTTCAAATGTTATTCGGGAGATACAAGATATTTCCGTACCAATAGATATTGTTGTTGTTGATGACGGGTCTACGGACAGAACTTCCGACTCTGCAAGAAAAAGCGGAGCAGAAGTGATAACTCTGCCGTTTAATCTTGGTATAGGAGGAGCTGTGCAGACCGGATTTAAGTATGCAGTTGAATTCGGTTATGACATTGCAGTTCAGGTGGACGGGGACGGCCAGCATATTGCATCGGAAATACATAAGTTATTGGATGCGCTGGAGGGTTCCGAAGCGGATGTAGCAATAGGATCCAGATTTTTAAACCAGAGAGGTTTTAAAAGTTCAGCTGCAAGGCAGATCGGCATAGGCATGTTCAAGTTTGTAAATTCTCTTGCGATCGGACAGAAAATTACAGACAATACTTCCGGATTCAGAGCTTACAACCGTAAAGCCCTTGAATTCCTTTCGGAAAATTATCCAAGTGATTATCCTGAACCTGAATCTGTAATAATCCTTAAAAAAAACGGTTTCGGCCTGGTTGAAGTACCGGTTGAGATGAGGGAGAGAGAGCATGGCAAATCTTCAATATCGTCATTTAAAGCGGCTTATTATATGATAAAGGTTTTTCTTGCAATATTCGTTGATCTTTTTAAAAAAAGGCAAATTTAA
- a CDS encoding flippase-like domain-containing protein, protein MALRMNNKIVKIVTRLLQIIITIVIFVYLIHKTDFSRVIKLISDIDLSRLIISFIVLVAAQPIYFAVWFFVVKKLNMRVSFREVVFFSFQALFVNNLLTFIGGDIYRGVKLNSITKSKFNTTFSILITRYLMVLTLFILAGISLVLFGDLLGLGSRVIFAGILVLVLCLSYILFVALYCRSEFVYKDNNSSTFIKKILLRLINKHIVIGQDFKFFLFLMLLNFTGHIMGFFSLWILSRSLELNLPFLYIISFMPLLRIILMVPISFNGVGIREISFVVFLTKFGFMRTEALSLGLMQSFLTVLMSLLGGVFLVYEILKTNKHEIIS, encoded by the coding sequence ATGGCTTTAAGAATGAATAATAAAATTGTTAAAATTGTAACACGACTGTTGCAGATTATTATAACTATTGTTATATTTGTATATTTAATACATAAAACTGATTTTAGCAGAGTAATTAAGCTGATTTCAGATATTGATCTGTCAAGGTTGATAATAAGCTTTATTGTACTTGTTGCCGCACAGCCGATATATTTTGCAGTTTGGTTTTTTGTAGTTAAGAAATTAAACATGAGGGTTTCTTTTCGAGAAGTAGTATTTTTTTCTTTTCAAGCGCTGTTTGTTAATAATTTATTAACTTTTATAGGCGGAGATATTTATCGCGGTGTAAAATTGAACAGCATAACGAAAAGTAAATTTAATACAACTTTTTCAATATTAATTACGCGTTATCTAATGGTTCTCACTTTGTTTATATTAGCAGGAATATCTCTTGTACTGTTTGGAGACCTGCTTGGTTTAGGCAGCAGAGTAATTTTTGCAGGTATTTTAGTTCTGGTTCTTTGTCTGAGTTACATTTTATTTGTTGCACTGTATTGCAGATCAGAATTTGTATACAAGGATAATAATAGTAGTACATTTATCAAGAAAATATTACTCAGGCTCATAAATAAACACATTGTTATTGGCCAGGATTTTAAATTTTTTCTTTTTCTCATGCTTCTAAATTTTACCGGCCATATAATGGGTTTTTTTTCTTTATGGATTTTAAGCAGAAGCCTTGAGTTGAATCTGCCTTTTTTGTATATTATAAGTTTTATGCCGTTGTTAAGGATAATTCTTATGGTTCCAATATCTTTTAACGGTGTGGGTATAAGAGAAATTAGTTTTGTAGTATTTTTGACAAAATTTGGTTTCATGAGAACAGAGGCTTTGTCTTTGGGATTGATGCAGTCATTTCTTACTGTGTTAATGAGCCTTCTCGGAGGAGTATTTCTGGTTTATGAAATTTTGAAGACAAATAAACATGAAATCATTTCATAG
- a CDS encoding DUF2304 domain-containing protein, translating to MQIRIQILTMLMGVILLLVIFQLIRKNRLLEQYSLLWIASAVLLFIMAAWRGLLEKISHLIGIYYPPSALFVLAIFCGMVIALHFSVVISKLTKENNTLAQKVAILGTEIKSLNDRMDSLS from the coding sequence ATGCAGATTCGTATTCAAATACTTACTATGCTGATGGGAGTTATACTACTCCTTGTAATATTTCAGCTTATTCGTAAAAACAGATTACTTGAGCAGTATTCTCTTCTATGGATCGCTTCGGCTGTCTTGCTTTTTATAATGGCAGCCTGGAGAGGGCTCCTTGAAAAGATATCACATTTGATCGGGATTTATTATCCCCCGTCTGCTCTGTTTGTGCTGGCAATTTTTTGCGGGATGGTAATTGCGCTCCATTTCTCAGTTGTGATATCAAAGCTGACAAAGGAGAATAATACACTTGCTCAGAAAGTTGCTATTCTTGGTACAGAAATAAAAAGTTTAAATGACAGAATGGACAGCCTTTCTTAA
- the rfbH gene encoding lipopolysaccharide biosynthesis protein RfbH, whose amino-acid sequence MDDIRDQINGLLTDFIEEKERMKSFTPVKNKVQYAGPVYGADEIKAMVGSILDGWFGVGNQARKFEQEFASFLGTGNTLVTNSGSSANLIALSALKSNEFRRKIEPGDEIITQAVTFPTTFNPIVQNGFTPVLVDVDLGTYNPDIEQIERAISPKTKAIVILHQLGNPNPMSEIMALAKQHDLIVIEDTCDALGSKYDGKLVGTFGDMATFSFYVAHHMTMGEGGAIAVNDNGLNLICRSIRDWGRACACPICEVVKNPDKPCPFKTKSGILPEGYDIRYVYTNIGYNLKPMEFQAAMGRVQLKRVPEFIAKRNANFKQLYDTFKDYEEFFILPESLPKAEPAWFAFPLTIRNNAVFTRRDFLSFLEQRNIETRLFFAGNIIRHPAYLGLYFRTIGNLSNADKILRDSFFMGIYPGITSEKMNFVTASVREFMKKL is encoded by the coding sequence ATTGATGATATAAGAGATCAGATTAATGGGCTCTTAACTGATTTTATTGAAGAAAAAGAGAGAATGAAGAGCTTTACTCCTGTAAAAAACAAAGTGCAATATGCCGGGCCCGTATACGGAGCAGATGAAATCAAAGCAATGGTTGGTTCAATACTTGACGGCTGGTTCGGTGTTGGCAACCAGGCGCGCAAATTTGAACAGGAATTTGCATCCTTTCTTGGTACAGGAAATACGCTGGTAACAAATTCCGGATCGTCTGCAAATCTTATTGCTTTGTCTGCTCTTAAATCCAATGAATTCAGGAGAAAAATTGAACCTGGTGATGAGATAATTACACAGGCAGTTACTTTCCCTACTACTTTTAATCCTATTGTTCAAAACGGATTTACTCCGGTTCTGGTTGATGTTGACCTTGGTACTTACAATCCTGACATTGAACAGATTGAGCGTGCAATTTCTCCTAAAACAAAAGCCATTGTCATTCTGCATCAGCTTGGCAACCCTAATCCTATGTCAGAAATAATGGCATTAGCAAAGCAACATGATTTAATAGTCATTGAAGATACTTGTGATGCGCTTGGGTCAAAATATGACGGTAAGCTGGTTGGTACTTTCGGAGACATGGCAACATTTTCATTTTATGTCGCACATCATATGACTATGGGAGAAGGCGGCGCGATTGCAGTTAATGATAACGGGTTAAATTTAATCTGCAGGTCAATTCGTGATTGGGGGAGGGCGTGTGCATGTCCTATTTGCGAGGTTGTAAAAAATCCGGATAAACCATGCCCTTTTAAAACAAAAAGCGGTATTCTTCCTGAAGGATATGATATCCGCTATGTTTATACAAATATAGGATATAACTTAAAACCGATGGAGTTCCAAGCTGCAATGGGAAGAGTGCAGCTGAAGAGAGTTCCTGAATTTATTGCAAAAAGGAATGCAAATTTTAAACAGCTTTATGACACCTTTAAAGATTATGAAGAGTTCTTTATTCTTCCTGAATCTTTACCGAAAGCAGAACCTGCATGGTTTGCATTCCCGCTTACAATTCGGAATAATGCTGTTTTTACACGCAGGGATTTCCTTTCATTTCTTGAACAGAGGAATATTGAAACGCGCCTCTTTTTTGCAGGAAATATTATACGTCATCCGGCCTATCTGGGCCTGTATTTTAGAACGATCGGAAATTTATCAAATGCTGATAAAATTTTACGCGACAGCTTTTTTATGGGTATTTATCCGGGTATTACTTCTGAGAAAATGAATTTTGTGACAGCGAGTGTAAGAGAGTTTATGAAGAAATTGTGA